The following proteins come from a genomic window of Asterias amurensis chromosome 15, ASM3211899v1:
- the LOC139948286 gene encoding zinc transporter Slc39a7-like, with amino-acid sequence MAMSVAKSRLTFVCLCVLMYSFSTEISAHGSGEHVHGEKVQSHEGIHSHDTGAPPLKSSSMQKWGDAIGATLLISAAPFLILFVIPLDKDREGQEALLKVLLSFASGGLLGDAFLHLIPHAVSPHHHHGDDGEGHHHHHEDEHHHDDHHHHHDHTHDMMVGLWVLTGIVIFLVVEKTVRYLKGGAGHTHSHGGVVAEPKESSVVNGSGKTAKEGGARRRKKTNSGNGTKKNADEASDVSEKDEGIKVAGYLNLAADCTHNFTDGLAIGASFLVSRNVGIVTTITILLHEVPHEIGDFAILVQSGCSKRKAMYLQLVTAVGALAGCVTALLAEGGDETAPSWILPVTAGGFIYIATVSVIPELLQHNNIKQSIAEILGLLAGVSLMILIAYFE; translated from the exons ATGGCCATGTCTGTAGCTAAATCCAGGCTGACTTTTGTGTGTCTCTGCGTCCTGATGTACTCCTTTTCCACGGAGATTTCAGCCCATGGATCCGGTGAACATGTCCACGGAGAAAAGGTGCAGTCTCATGAAGGAATTCACAGCCATGACACGGGTGCACCTCCACTCAAATCCAGCTCTATGCAGAAATGGGGAGATGCAATCGGAGCAACTCTTCTGATCAGCGCAGCACCATTCTTGATTTTATTTGTCATTCCTTTGGACAAGGACCGTGAAGGGCAAGAGGCACTCTTGAAGGTGTTGCTCAGTTTTGCCTCCGGAGGGTTACTGGGTGACGCTTTCTTGCATCTTATTCCTCATGCCGTCTCACCACATCATCACCATGGAGATGATGGCGAGGGGCATCACCATCACCATGAGGATGAACATCACCACGATGACCATCATCACCATCATGACCACACACATGACATGATGGTTGGTTTATGGGTTCTTACCGGTATCGTTATTTTCCTGGTTGTTGAGAAAACCGTTCGTTATCTCAAAGGAGGGGCTGGCCACACCCACTCCCATGGCGGTGTGGTTGCTGAGCCAAAAGAATCAAGTGTTGTCAATGGAAGCGGAAAGACAGCAAAAGAAGGTGGAGCAAGGAGGAGAAAAAAGACGAACAGTGGAAATGGAACAAAAAAGAATGCCGATGAGGCATCAGATGTCTCAGAAAAGG ATGAAGGAATCAAAGTTGCCGGCTACTTGAACCTAGCAGCAGACTGCACACATAACTTCACTGATGGTTTAGCAATTGGAGCATCGTTCCTCGTTAGTCGTAATGTCGGAATCGTCACAACTATCACCATACTGTTACATGAGGTCCCACATGAGATAGGAGACTTTGCAATTCTTGTGCAATCTGGTTGCAGCAAGAGAAAG GCAATGTATCTCCAGCTTGTGACAGCAGTCGGAGCTCTCGCTGGTTGTGTCACAGCCCTGTTGGCCGAAGGAGGGGATGAAACCGCCCCCAGCTGGATCTTACCGGTTACAGCCGGTGGCTTCATTTACATAGCAACCGTCTCGGTCATACCTGAGTTGCTTCAACACAACAACATCAAGCAGTCTATAGCGGAGATCCTCGGTCTGTTAGCCGGAGTCTCTCTGATGATTCTAATTgcttattttgagtga
- the LOC139947897 gene encoding uncharacterized protein produces the protein MSDQAKLKESLKKSIKALVISAPLGLTVKEVELDYATYEGRPLPYRQLGYTTCQDFLQDIPDAVRSVWERGHLVVRAVADSSTRHIQSLVSRQKVDVQKCLKKRRASTRRPVQRQVVVSVAKSLNVPVGSSSSSHQRAWRPGGGGSSYRTSPSPGIAYNSRPKPRGPPAVQPSVPAYVQSQLKTFLIAHPNGVQSSHFDRLFSEQFGHTICCTKLGFQSLLHMCQVLSDFIGIQKLTGGEFRIYEKSNCPGGVVSTPTVVNTPRVNQIERRPSTAVESPKPPDRQEESYSKRDSVRPKNGPNHQIDTQWRNTSQVNSARPSGQNSRQENQETVNTRERSPSYLKERLGSASSIDNTLTSDLFETKFLEEIQQVLAEHPEGVWAAYLPDMYKEKFKKTLPMMSLGYYSVTELMAAMPEVVAIEREQKQGDWKLYDVRTYKPKTNLQNNTTSSEANATAQSRKTEVAADPSKGFLELKTKIRQILEQNSEGVYLKSLPLLYKKTFNETFPLEELGLRDIESLVMMMPDIVNLVYKGYGRLLLVLVDESRTVPRNKSIPKDAVGWGFGYSYQDFPPLHDYIEVYVATVFTPHRLCIQLKNKQSNEDLDNLMDNLESVYAYPEGNKYELPESMVAVGQVCCALYLSDNNWHRAIITGIPIVDFIEVLYVDYGTVATVTRSALRLLKSSFLRLPVQAFNGRLAYIEPAEEKWTQHARDRLLALTAGKPLIALITEIQRAELYLLLSDTTTDEDIHINDALVEDGLALFEARSSEQHQAPSKHQDCEFSDDELTQAEFEFMTLQDVTESDDASGNPEYNAENYEAVVSPPEPDETLADSKDEDAAPSSLQNPPPGLPPPGLLSPSRENRINNGPTPNDNDRGSNPSLDSEDSRASDMPYLEESPGDGRWIVKRVDLDEGYQVHLINHENEVCLTIAEVTSFLCDDDSDPEEVLCCLVSELMVDIPLMMADEKEHPRLFRELRRMEVLDSTDLSLDLVTMMPFTSALLLLGCSGTVSMEIVQQLQEKTEDLGVLGDMFGSDVSDNAMDDLGLALELDELKMTLETLQYKRKRIVSAMMQNTDMNFVDELSHIEGKIQEITKMAETTEAIIQQRALDGDEMALKSNPSASTEEVKVTSPSNANESNTGSLSQGRIPDSPEQSSTSSNPKSASKLVMAVEPSLRDLDLNKTAAQEKVPMPPLQEPEVYEAAPPCPPEPTAVSAPQYHAPPTQLTQPDIRFPYMPYAQFPNPEFVPHSNQYFPRLSFPPPPSGYHHQGSGDFVPRLYPNQQSWMEPVPQGTFMHLPPPNLGTMSHVSPPPRPFMGTLPPSYCPNSGGRWMPGPGQGQGMW, from the exons ATGTCAGACCAAGCTAAGCTAAAGGAGAGCCTAAAAAAGTCCATTAAAGCACTTGTTATCTCAGCACCGCTCGGACTGACTGTAAAAGAAGTTGAACTAGACTATGCAACTTACGAGGGTCGACCTCTACCATACAGGCAACTGGGCTACACAACATGCCAAGATTTCTTACAAGACATTCCAGATGCTGTGCGCTCTGTATGGGAGAGGGGTCATCTGGTGGTTCGAGCTGTCGCAGACAGCTCAACAAGACACATTCAAAGTCTTGTTTCTAGACAGAAAGTCGACGTTCAAAAATGTCTGAAGAAAAGACGAGCAAGTACGCGAAGACCAGTTCAAAGACAAGTTGTAGTGTCTGTTGCCAAATCACTAAACGTACCTGTTGGGTCTTCTTCGTCAAGCCATCAGAGAGCCTGGCGTCCAGGAGGAGGCGGTTCATCATATCGAACATCGCCCTCGCCTGGCATTGCTTACAACTCACGCCCCAAACCACGAGGCCCACCTGCAGTACAACCCAGCGTTCCAGCCTATGTCCAGAGTCAGCTTAAAACATTCCTAATTGCCCATCCAAATGGCGTTCAAAGTTCGCATTTTGACAGACTTTTCAGCGAGCAATTTGGTCATACGATCTGCTGCACCAAACTTGGTTTCCAATCACTTCTACACATGTGTCAAGTTTTGTCTGACTTTATTGGTATACAGAAACTGACTGGCGGAGAGTTCAGGATTTATGAGAAATCCAATTGCCCAGGAGGAGTTGTTAGTACTCCAACTGTTGTGAACACTCCCAGAGTTAATCAGATAGAAAGACGTCCAAGTACAGCTGTAGAGTCACCAAAACCACCGG ACAGACAAGAAGAGTCGTACTCCAAACGAGATTCTGTGAGACCTAAGAATGGCCCGAACCATCAAATTGACACACAATGGAGGAACACCAGCCAGGTCAACTCTGCAAGACCATCTGGCCAGAACAGCCGGCAAGAAAACCAAGAGACGGTCAACACAAGAGAAAGATCTCCAAGCTACTTGAAAGAACGTTTGGGAAGTGCCTCCTCGATTGATAACACTCTTACATCGGATCTGTTTGAAACAAAGTTTCTGGAGGAAATACAGCAA GTTTTGGCAGAGCACCCTGAGGGTGTTTGGGCAGCTTATCTACCAGACATGTATAAG GAGAAGTTTAAGAAGACATTACCGATGATGTCTCTGGGTTATTACAGTGTGACCGAGCTAATGGCTGCCATGCCTGAGGTAGTAGCAATCGAACGAGAGCAGAAACAGGGAGACTGGAAGCTATATGATGTGCGGACATACAAACCAAAGACTAACTTACAGAACAACACAA CGAGTTCAGAGGCAAATGCCACAGCTCAGAGTAGGAAGACTGAAGTGGCAGCTGATCCTTCCAAAGGATTCTTGGAGCTCAAGACAAAGATCCGTCAGATCCTGGAACAGAACTCGGAAGGAGTCTATCTCAAAAGTCTTCCTCTCCTTTACAAA AAGACTTTTAATGAGACGTTTCCTTTGGAGGAACTTGGTTTGAGAGACATCGAATCCCTTGTCATGATGATGCCTGATATTGTTAATTTAGTCTACAAGGGATATG gacgtcTTCTCCTTGTTCTAGTAGATGAATCGAGAACA GTTCCGCGGAACAAGTCCATTCCTAAGGATGCAGTAGGCTGGGGTTTCGGCTACTCCTACCAGGACTTCCCACCCCTTCATGATTACATCGAGGTGTACGTAGCGACGGTATTCACTCCTCATCGACTATGCATCCaacttaaaaacaaacagaGCAATGAAGACCTGGATAACCTGATGGATAATCTTGA ATCTGTCTACGCCTATCCTGAAGGGAATAAGTATGAGTTGCCAGAGTCTATGGTAGCTGTAGGTCAAGTTTGCTGCGCTCTGTATCTCAGTGATAATAACTGGCATAGAGCCATTATTACTGGTATACCTATTGTGGACTTTATAGAG GTGCTGTATGTGGATTACGGCACTGTAGCAACTGTCACAAGATCTGCTCTAAGATTGCTCAA GTCTAGCTTCTTAAGATTACCTGTCCAAGCCTTCAATGGACGCCTTGCCTACATTGAACCAGCTGAG GAGAAATGGACGCAGCATGCCAGAGACAGACTCTTAGCCTTGACGGCTGGAAAACCTCTCATCGCCCTCATTACAGAAATTCAG AGAGCAGAGTTGTATCTCTTACTGAGTGACACAACAACGGATGAAGACATCCACATCAACGATGCCTTGGTGGAGGATGGGCTAGCTCTATTTGAGGCAAGATCAAGTGAACAACATCAAGCTCCTTCCAAG CATCAAGATTGTGAGTTTTCTGATGATGAATTAACACAAGCTGAGTTTGAATTCATGACCTTACAAGACGTCACTGAAAGTGACGATGCATCTGGGAATCCTGAGTACAATGCTGAGAATTACGAGGCGGTGGTGAGTCCACCAGAGCCGGATGAGACTCTAGCTGACTCAAAAG ACGAAGATGCAGCACCCAGCAGTCTTCAGAACCCACCACCAGGTCTTCCACCTCCAGGTCTTCTATCTCCCTCCAGAGAAAACCGAATAAATAACGGCCCCACACCCAACGATAACG ACAGAGGTTCGAATCCCTCCTTGGACAGTGAAGATTCTAGGGCTAGTGATATGCCTTATTTGGAAGAATCACCAGGCGATGGTCGATGGATTGTTAAACG CGTTGATCTTGATGAGGGTTACCAGGTCCATCTTATTAATCATGAGAATGAGGTTTGTTTAACCATTGCCGAGGTTACCTCGTTCCTATGTGACGATGATTCGGATCCGGAAGAAGTCCTCTGTTGTCTg GTCAGTGAACTCATGGTTGATATTCCGTTAATGATGGCTGATGAGAAGGAACACCCAAGACTCTTTAGAGAACTACGAAG GATGGAGGTTCTGGATAGCACAGATCTGAGTTTGGACTTGGTTACCATGATGCCTTTTACTAG CGCATTGTTGTTGCTGGGCTGCTCTGGTACTGTTAGCATGGAGATAGTGCAGCAGCTGCAAGAGAAAACTGAAGACCTGGGCGTTCTTGGG GATATGTTTGGGAGTGATGTCAGTGATAATGCTATGGATGACCTTGGTTTGGCTCTGGAGTTGGATGAGCTGAAAATGACTCTGGAAACTCTTCAGTACAAACG GAAGCGTATTGTGAGCGCTATGATGCAGAACACAGATATGAACTTCGTTGATGAGCTGTCTCATATCGAAGGGAAGATTCAAGAGATCACAAAGATGGCCGAGACGACTGAAGCTAtcattcaacagagggcgctagacG GAGACGAAATGGCTTTGAAGTCTAATCCAAGTGCGTCTACTGAGGAAGTAAAAGTTACTTCACCATCAAACGCCAATGAATCAAACACTGGTTCACTAAGCCAAGGACGAATACCAGACAGTCCAGAGCAGTCATCGACAAGCAGTAATCCAAAGTCTGCAAGTAAGCTTGTCATGGCCGTAGAACCTTCGCTAAGAGATTTAGATCTAAACAAAACAGCAGCACAGGAGAAAGTGCCTATGCCACCCCTTCAAGAGCCAGAAGTATACGAAGCAGCTCCGCCATGCCCACCTGAGCCTACAGCAGTCAGTGCCCCACAGTACCACGCCCCACCTACGCAGCTCACACAGCCAGACATCCGGTTTCCATATATGCCATACGCCCAGTTCCCAAATCCAGAGTTTGTTCCCCACTCTAATCAGTATTTCCCACGACTCTCGTTCCCACCACCACCCAGTGGTTATCATCACCAAGGTTCGGGTGACTTTGTCCCTCGGTTGTACCCAAACCAGCAGTCGTGGATGGAACCTGTACCCCAAGGGACATTCATGCATCTACCCCCACCAAACCTtggtaccatgtcacatgtctCACCACCACCGAGACCTTTCATGGGTACTTTGCCACCCAGTTACTGTCCCAACTCAGGAGGGCGCTGGATGCCCGGCCCAGGCCAGGGTCAAGGGATGTGGTGA